In the genome of Phlebotomus papatasi isolate M1 chromosome 2, Ppap_2.1, whole genome shotgun sequence, one region contains:
- the LOC129804819 gene encoding potassium voltage-gated channel protein Shal isoform X1, translated as MASVAAWLPFARAAAIGWVPIATHPLPPPPIPKDRRKSDDEKLIINVSGRRFETWRNTLEKYPDTLLGSNEREFFYDEEVREYFFDRDPDIFRHILNYYRTGKLHYPKHECLTSYDEELAFFGILPDVIGDCCYEDYRDRKRENAERLMDDKLSENGDHNLQQLTNIRQKMWRAFENPHTSTAALVFYYVTGFFIAVSVMANVVETVPCGRRPGHAGTLPCGERYKIVFFCLDTACVMIFTAEYLLRLFAAPDRCKFVRSVMSIIDVVAILPYYIGLGITDNDDVSGAFVTLRVFRVFRIFKFSRHSQGLRILGYTLKSCASELGFLVFSLAMAIIIFATVMFYAEKNVDGTNFTSIPAAFWYTIVTMTTLGYGDMVPETIAGKIVGGVCSLSGVLVIALPVPVIVSNFSRIYHQNQRADKRKAQRKARLARIRIAKASSGAAFVSKKKAAEARLAAQESGIELDENTREEDMFEMQHHHLLRCLEKTTDREFVELENPYNGAPKRAGSPSPMASPAHSTNSTVGLLQSCCGRCCFQRYQAFRKSNMKQAKNQKPLRT; from the exons ATGGCCTCGGTCGCCGCTTGGCTTCCCTTCGCCAGGGCGGCGGCCATCGGGTGGGTACCCATTGCCACTCACCCCCTGCCCCCGCCGCCCATCCCCAAGGATCGCCGCAAATCCGATGACGAGAAACTCATCATCAACGTCTCGGGACGGCGATTCGAAACCTGGCGCAACACCCTCGAGAAATATCCGGACACACTCCTAG GCTCCAATGAGAGAGAATTCTTTTACGATGAGGAAGTTCGTGAGTACTTCTTCGATCGTGATCCGGACATCTTCCGGCACATCCTAAACTACTATCGCACGGGTAAGCTGCACTATCCAAAGCACGAGTGTCTCACAAGCTACGATGAGGAATTGGCCTTCTTCGGGATACTACCAGATGTTATAG GTGACTGCTGCTACGAGGACTACCGTGACAGGAAGCGTGAGAATGCTGAACGGTTGATGGATGACAAGTTATCGGAGAATGGAGATCACAATCTGCAACAACTGACGAACATTCGTCAGAAGATGTGGCGAGCTTTTGAAAATCCGCACACTTCGACGGCCGCGCTGGTGTTTTACTATGTAACCGGGTTCTTTATCGCTGTGTCCGTGATGGCGAACGTTGTCGAGACGGTGCCATGCGGCCGGCGTCCGGGGCACGCCGGTACGCTTCCTTGCGGCGAACGCTACAAAATCGTCTTCTTCTGCCTCGACACGGCATGCGTCATGATCTTCACAGCTGAGTACCTGCTACGTCTGTTCGCCGCACCCGATCGCTGCAAATTCGTTCGCAGCGTCATGTCCATCATTGATGTAGTGGCTATCTTGCCCTATTACATCGGTCTCGGCATCACGGACAACGACGATGTATCCGGTGCATTTGTCACACTGCGCGTCTTCCGGGTGTTTCGCATCTTCAAATTCTCGCGCCACTCACAG GGTCTGCGCATCTTGGGCTACACTCTGAAGTCCTGTGCCAGCGAGTTGGGTTTCCTGGTCTTTTCGCTAGCTATGGCTATCATCATCTTCGCAACGGTGATGTTCTACGCGGAGAAAAATGTCGATGGCACAAACTTCACCTCCATTCCGGCCGCTTTCTGGTACACTATCGTCACGATGACGACGCTCGGTTATGGTGACATGGTACCCGAGACGATCGCCGGTAAGATCGTTGGCGGCGTCTGCTCACTCAGCGGAGTGCTTGTCATTGCTCTGCCTGTTCCTGTCATCGTATCCAACTTCAGTCGAATCTACCATCAGAATCAGAGAGCAGATAAACGAAAAGCCCAGAGG AAAGCCCGCTTGGCGCGCATCAGGATTGCCAAAGCGTCATCCGGGGCTGCATTTGTGAGCAAAAAGAAAGCTGCCGAAGCTCGTCTGGCTGCCCAAGAGAGTGGCATCGAATTGGATGAAAACACTCGTGAAGAGGATATGTTTGAGATGCAGCATCACCATCTTTTGCGATGTCTCGAAAAGACCACG GATCGGGAGTTCGTAGAGCTCGAAAATCCTTACAATGGAGCACCAAAAAGAGCTGGTTCACCTTCTCCCATGGCCAGTCCTGCCCACTCTACCAACAGCACTGTTGGTCTCCTCCAAAGCTGCTGCGGCCGATGCTGCTTCCAGCGTTATCAG GCATTTCGCAAAAGCAATATGAAACAAGCCAAAAATCAGAAACCACTTAGAACATAG
- the LOC129804819 gene encoding potassium voltage-gated channel protein Shal isoform X2, with protein MASVAAWLPFARAAAIGWVPIATHPLPPPPIPKDRRKSDDEKLIINVSGRRFETWRNTLEKYPDTLLGSNEREFFYDEEVREYFFDRDPDIFRHILNYYRTGKLHYPKHECLTSYDEELAFFGILPDVIGDCCYEDYRDRKRENAERLMDDKLSENGDHNLQQLTNIRQKMWRAFENPHTSTAALVFYYVTGFFIAVSVMANVVETVPCGRRPGHAGTLPCGERYKIVFFCLDTACVMIFTAEYLLRLFAAPDRCKFVRSVMSIIDVVAILPYYIGLGITDNDDVSGAFVTLRVFRVFRIFKFSRHSQGLRILGYTLKSCASELGFLVFSLAMAIIIFATVMFYAEKNVDGTNFTSIPAAFWYTIVTMTTLGYGDMVPETIAGKIVGGVCSLSGVLVIALPVPVIVSNFSRIYHQNQRADKRKAQRKARLARIRIAKASSGAAFVSKKKAAEARLAAQESGIELDENTREEDMFEMQHHHLLRCLEKTTDREFVELENPYNGAPKRAGSPSPMASPAHSTNSTVGLLQSCCGRCCFQRYQLVTQKRRTSCNRRILK; from the exons ATGGCCTCGGTCGCCGCTTGGCTTCCCTTCGCCAGGGCGGCGGCCATCGGGTGGGTACCCATTGCCACTCACCCCCTGCCCCCGCCGCCCATCCCCAAGGATCGCCGCAAATCCGATGACGAGAAACTCATCATCAACGTCTCGGGACGGCGATTCGAAACCTGGCGCAACACCCTCGAGAAATATCCGGACACACTCCTAG GCTCCAATGAGAGAGAATTCTTTTACGATGAGGAAGTTCGTGAGTACTTCTTCGATCGTGATCCGGACATCTTCCGGCACATCCTAAACTACTATCGCACGGGTAAGCTGCACTATCCAAAGCACGAGTGTCTCACAAGCTACGATGAGGAATTGGCCTTCTTCGGGATACTACCAGATGTTATAG GTGACTGCTGCTACGAGGACTACCGTGACAGGAAGCGTGAGAATGCTGAACGGTTGATGGATGACAAGTTATCGGAGAATGGAGATCACAATCTGCAACAACTGACGAACATTCGTCAGAAGATGTGGCGAGCTTTTGAAAATCCGCACACTTCGACGGCCGCGCTGGTGTTTTACTATGTAACCGGGTTCTTTATCGCTGTGTCCGTGATGGCGAACGTTGTCGAGACGGTGCCATGCGGCCGGCGTCCGGGGCACGCCGGTACGCTTCCTTGCGGCGAACGCTACAAAATCGTCTTCTTCTGCCTCGACACGGCATGCGTCATGATCTTCACAGCTGAGTACCTGCTACGTCTGTTCGCCGCACCCGATCGCTGCAAATTCGTTCGCAGCGTCATGTCCATCATTGATGTAGTGGCTATCTTGCCCTATTACATCGGTCTCGGCATCACGGACAACGACGATGTATCCGGTGCATTTGTCACACTGCGCGTCTTCCGGGTGTTTCGCATCTTCAAATTCTCGCGCCACTCACAG GGTCTGCGCATCTTGGGCTACACTCTGAAGTCCTGTGCCAGCGAGTTGGGTTTCCTGGTCTTTTCGCTAGCTATGGCTATCATCATCTTCGCAACGGTGATGTTCTACGCGGAGAAAAATGTCGATGGCACAAACTTCACCTCCATTCCGGCCGCTTTCTGGTACACTATCGTCACGATGACGACGCTCGGTTATGGTGACATGGTACCCGAGACGATCGCCGGTAAGATCGTTGGCGGCGTCTGCTCACTCAGCGGAGTGCTTGTCATTGCTCTGCCTGTTCCTGTCATCGTATCCAACTTCAGTCGAATCTACCATCAGAATCAGAGAGCAGATAAACGAAAAGCCCAGAGG AAAGCCCGCTTGGCGCGCATCAGGATTGCCAAAGCGTCATCCGGGGCTGCATTTGTGAGCAAAAAGAAAGCTGCCGAAGCTCGTCTGGCTGCCCAAGAGAGTGGCATCGAATTGGATGAAAACACTCGTGAAGAGGATATGTTTGAGATGCAGCATCACCATCTTTTGCGATGTCTCGAAAAGACCACG GATCGGGAGTTCGTAGAGCTCGAAAATCCTTACAATGGAGCACCAAAAAGAGCTGGTTCACCTTCTCCCATGGCCAGTCCTGCCCACTCTACCAACAGCACTGTTGGTCTCCTCCAAAGCTGCTGCGGCCGATGCTGCTTCCAGCGTTATCAG CTGGTGACGCAGAAAAGACGGACCAGCTGCAATCGTCGAATACTAAAGTAG
- the LOC129804819 gene encoding potassium voltage-gated channel protein Shal isoform X3: MASVAAWLPFARAAAIGWVPIATHPLPPPPIPKDRRKSDDEKLIINVSGRRFETWRNTLEKYPDTLLGSNEREFFYDEEVREYFFDRDPDIFRHILNYYRTGKLHYPKHECLTSYDEELAFFGILPDVIGDCCYEDYRDRKRENAERLMDDKLSENGDHNLQQLTNIRQKMWRAFENPHTSTAALVFYYVTGFFIAVSVMANVVETVPCGRRPGHAGTLPCGERYKIVFFCLDTACVMIFTAEYLLRLFAAPDRCKFVRSVMSIIDVVAILPYYIGLGITDNDDVSGAFVTLRVFRVFRIFKFSRHSQGLRILGYTLKSCASELGFLVFSLAMAIIIFATVMFYAEKNVDGTNFTSIPAAFWYTIVTMTTLGYGDMVPETIAGKIVGGVCSLSGVLVIALPVPVIVSNFSRIYHQNQRADKRKAQRKARLARIRIAKASSGAAFVSKKKAAEARLAAQESGIELDENTREEDMFEMQHHHLLRCLEKTTDREFVELENPYNGAPKRAGSPSPMASPAHSTNSTVGLLQSCCGRCCFQRYQQCQRFRRNI, from the exons ATGGCCTCGGTCGCCGCTTGGCTTCCCTTCGCCAGGGCGGCGGCCATCGGGTGGGTACCCATTGCCACTCACCCCCTGCCCCCGCCGCCCATCCCCAAGGATCGCCGCAAATCCGATGACGAGAAACTCATCATCAACGTCTCGGGACGGCGATTCGAAACCTGGCGCAACACCCTCGAGAAATATCCGGACACACTCCTAG GCTCCAATGAGAGAGAATTCTTTTACGATGAGGAAGTTCGTGAGTACTTCTTCGATCGTGATCCGGACATCTTCCGGCACATCCTAAACTACTATCGCACGGGTAAGCTGCACTATCCAAAGCACGAGTGTCTCACAAGCTACGATGAGGAATTGGCCTTCTTCGGGATACTACCAGATGTTATAG GTGACTGCTGCTACGAGGACTACCGTGACAGGAAGCGTGAGAATGCTGAACGGTTGATGGATGACAAGTTATCGGAGAATGGAGATCACAATCTGCAACAACTGACGAACATTCGTCAGAAGATGTGGCGAGCTTTTGAAAATCCGCACACTTCGACGGCCGCGCTGGTGTTTTACTATGTAACCGGGTTCTTTATCGCTGTGTCCGTGATGGCGAACGTTGTCGAGACGGTGCCATGCGGCCGGCGTCCGGGGCACGCCGGTACGCTTCCTTGCGGCGAACGCTACAAAATCGTCTTCTTCTGCCTCGACACGGCATGCGTCATGATCTTCACAGCTGAGTACCTGCTACGTCTGTTCGCCGCACCCGATCGCTGCAAATTCGTTCGCAGCGTCATGTCCATCATTGATGTAGTGGCTATCTTGCCCTATTACATCGGTCTCGGCATCACGGACAACGACGATGTATCCGGTGCATTTGTCACACTGCGCGTCTTCCGGGTGTTTCGCATCTTCAAATTCTCGCGCCACTCACAG GGTCTGCGCATCTTGGGCTACACTCTGAAGTCCTGTGCCAGCGAGTTGGGTTTCCTGGTCTTTTCGCTAGCTATGGCTATCATCATCTTCGCAACGGTGATGTTCTACGCGGAGAAAAATGTCGATGGCACAAACTTCACCTCCATTCCGGCCGCTTTCTGGTACACTATCGTCACGATGACGACGCTCGGTTATGGTGACATGGTACCCGAGACGATCGCCGGTAAGATCGTTGGCGGCGTCTGCTCACTCAGCGGAGTGCTTGTCATTGCTCTGCCTGTTCCTGTCATCGTATCCAACTTCAGTCGAATCTACCATCAGAATCAGAGAGCAGATAAACGAAAAGCCCAGAGG AAAGCCCGCTTGGCGCGCATCAGGATTGCCAAAGCGTCATCCGGGGCTGCATTTGTGAGCAAAAAGAAAGCTGCCGAAGCTCGTCTGGCTGCCCAAGAGAGTGGCATCGAATTGGATGAAAACACTCGTGAAGAGGATATGTTTGAGATGCAGCATCACCATCTTTTGCGATGTCTCGAAAAGACCACG GATCGGGAGTTCGTAGAGCTCGAAAATCCTTACAATGGAGCACCAAAAAGAGCTGGTTCACCTTCTCCCATGGCCAGTCCTGCCCACTCTACCAACAGCACTGTTGGTCTCCTCCAAAGCTGCTGCGGCCGATGCTGCTTCCAGCGTTATCAG CAATGTCAAAGatttagaagaaatatttaa
- the LOC129804819 gene encoding potassium voltage-gated channel protein Shal isoform X4, with amino-acid sequence MASVAAWLPFARAAAIGWVPIATHPLPPPPIPKDRRKSDDEKLIINVSGRRFETWRNTLEKYPDTLLGSNEREFFYDEEVREYFFDRDPDIFRHILNYYRTGKLHYPKHECLTSYDEELAFFGILPDVIGDCCYEDYRDRKRENAERLMDDKLSENGDHNLQQLTNIRQKMWRAFENPHTSTAALVFYYVTGFFIAVSVMANVVETVPCGRRPGHAGTLPCGERYKIVFFCLDTACVMIFTAEYLLRLFAAPDRCKFVRSVMSIIDVVAILPYYIGLGITDNDDVSGAFVTLRVFRVFRIFKFSRHSQGLRILGYTLKSCASELGFLVFSLAMAIIIFATVMFYAEKNVDGTNFTSIPAAFWYTIVTMTTLGYGDMVPETIAGKIVGGVCSLSGVLVIALPVPVIVSNFSRIYHQNQRADKRKAQRKARLARIRIAKASSGAAFVSKKKAAEARLAAQESGIELDENTREEDMFEMQHHHLLRCLEKTTDREFVELENPYNGAPKRAGSPSPMASPAHSTNSTVGLLQSCCGRCCFQRYQAVLES; translated from the exons ATGGCCTCGGTCGCCGCTTGGCTTCCCTTCGCCAGGGCGGCGGCCATCGGGTGGGTACCCATTGCCACTCACCCCCTGCCCCCGCCGCCCATCCCCAAGGATCGCCGCAAATCCGATGACGAGAAACTCATCATCAACGTCTCGGGACGGCGATTCGAAACCTGGCGCAACACCCTCGAGAAATATCCGGACACACTCCTAG GCTCCAATGAGAGAGAATTCTTTTACGATGAGGAAGTTCGTGAGTACTTCTTCGATCGTGATCCGGACATCTTCCGGCACATCCTAAACTACTATCGCACGGGTAAGCTGCACTATCCAAAGCACGAGTGTCTCACAAGCTACGATGAGGAATTGGCCTTCTTCGGGATACTACCAGATGTTATAG GTGACTGCTGCTACGAGGACTACCGTGACAGGAAGCGTGAGAATGCTGAACGGTTGATGGATGACAAGTTATCGGAGAATGGAGATCACAATCTGCAACAACTGACGAACATTCGTCAGAAGATGTGGCGAGCTTTTGAAAATCCGCACACTTCGACGGCCGCGCTGGTGTTTTACTATGTAACCGGGTTCTTTATCGCTGTGTCCGTGATGGCGAACGTTGTCGAGACGGTGCCATGCGGCCGGCGTCCGGGGCACGCCGGTACGCTTCCTTGCGGCGAACGCTACAAAATCGTCTTCTTCTGCCTCGACACGGCATGCGTCATGATCTTCACAGCTGAGTACCTGCTACGTCTGTTCGCCGCACCCGATCGCTGCAAATTCGTTCGCAGCGTCATGTCCATCATTGATGTAGTGGCTATCTTGCCCTATTACATCGGTCTCGGCATCACGGACAACGACGATGTATCCGGTGCATTTGTCACACTGCGCGTCTTCCGGGTGTTTCGCATCTTCAAATTCTCGCGCCACTCACAG GGTCTGCGCATCTTGGGCTACACTCTGAAGTCCTGTGCCAGCGAGTTGGGTTTCCTGGTCTTTTCGCTAGCTATGGCTATCATCATCTTCGCAACGGTGATGTTCTACGCGGAGAAAAATGTCGATGGCACAAACTTCACCTCCATTCCGGCCGCTTTCTGGTACACTATCGTCACGATGACGACGCTCGGTTATGGTGACATGGTACCCGAGACGATCGCCGGTAAGATCGTTGGCGGCGTCTGCTCACTCAGCGGAGTGCTTGTCATTGCTCTGCCTGTTCCTGTCATCGTATCCAACTTCAGTCGAATCTACCATCAGAATCAGAGAGCAGATAAACGAAAAGCCCAGAGG AAAGCCCGCTTGGCGCGCATCAGGATTGCCAAAGCGTCATCCGGGGCTGCATTTGTGAGCAAAAAGAAAGCTGCCGAAGCTCGTCTGGCTGCCCAAGAGAGTGGCATCGAATTGGATGAAAACACTCGTGAAGAGGATATGTTTGAGATGCAGCATCACCATCTTTTGCGATGTCTCGAAAAGACCACG GATCGGGAGTTCGTAGAGCTCGAAAATCCTTACAATGGAGCACCAAAAAGAGCTGGTTCACCTTCTCCCATGGCCAGTCCTGCCCACTCTACCAACAGCACTGTTGGTCTCCTCCAAAGCTGCTGCGGCCGATGCTGCTTCCAGCGTTATCAG GCAgttttggaaagctga